A segment of the Cetobacterium somerae ATCC BAA-474 genome:
TTATAATTGATGCGTTAACAAAATCTATGAAAAGAGATCCAACTAATGGTAGAGCAAAGAACGCTGTAGGAGAAGGACCATTTGCAGCTGTAAAAGACTCCATATTAGCCATAGCGTTTGGAGTAGCTCCCATTCCGAATCCACAATGTCCCACAGCCATAACCGCAGCATCATAATCTTTTCCCATAACTCTAAATGTTACAAAATATGCATATAAAGCCATAACGACTTTTTGTGCTAAAAGAATTGCTACAAGCGGAATAGCTAGTGCAGCTAACTCCCAAAGTCTCATAGACATCAATGCCATAGCTAAGAAAAGTTGTAATGCAATATTACCAACAACATTAATTGCATTTAATGGGATTTCTATTTTAGCTCCATCAGCAATATTTCTTATAATTGCAGCAACAATCATAGGACCTATATACACAGGAAGAACAATTCCTAAATTTTTAGCTAATGGTGTTATAAATCCACCAATTCCCATGGCCAAAACAATGTAAACAATACCTCTGAATAATAAATCTTCATTTAAAAGTAATTTTGTATCAGAAGGATTTTCATTACCATCAAGAAACATCTCTACTTCTCTAGGAGATTTTAAATTATGTTTTGCCATAAGTCTTTTTCCAACAGGACCACCAATTAGACATCCAGCAACTAATCCAAAAGTTGCTGAGGCGATTGCAACAGACATAGCACCAGTAGCACCAGCAGCTTCAAGAACAGGACCAAAAGCTCCAGAAGTTCCGTGACCTCCAGTAAGAGGAACAGAGCCAGCAGCGATTCCAATTAAAGGATTCAAACTAAATACTTTTGCTAAAGAAACGCCAACAACGTTTTGAATAACAACAAGTATAACTGCTACAAGTAAAAAAGTAAAAACTTGAAGACCACCCTTTTTTAGCATTTTTAAACTTGCTAAAAATCCAATTGTGGTAAAAAAAGCTACCATTAGAAGATTTTTTAATGAACCATCAAAATCAAAAACAAAAAGTTGCATATTATAACCAATTAGAGAAACAATAGAAAATATAACTCCTCCAATAACGGGAGCCGGTATAAAGAATTTTTCAAAGAAATATACTTTTCCTTTGATCCATCTTCCAATTAATAACAAACAAACTGCTATTGCTAAAGTTTCTGCCATATTAAATGTGTGTGTGAACATAAATTTTTCCTCCTAAAAAATGATTTTTTTACTTACTTTTATATTAATAATTGTACACAGAGTGTATAAAATATACAAATATAAAAAAAATATACAGCATATTCATGCTGTATATTAATTATTTATTATATGTATAATCGATTCATTTTATATATACAAGTCTAATAAGTGCTCAATAATAGAGTATTTTCATTAATAATATTTTTTGTATTTTGTAATAAAACCTCTTTAGAAAAAATTGGGCCATCGTATACAAAAGTATGATATTCACCATTTTCTCCACAAACATCAGAACCAGTTTTTTCTATTTCTTTTAAAAGTTCATGAGTTAAAGTTTTTCCTAAAAAATCAGCACTCATATTATTTAAATTAACTTTTTTAATAATAGCTTTATATCCTAATTCTATAAATTCCTTAACTAAAGCTTCACGATTTCCTTGCCATAAAGGGAAAATAGCTTCAAGATTGGTATTTTGGCATCTAATTTCTCCCCATTCTCTATGATGAGCAATATCAATATCGCCAAAAATACATGCTTCAGCCCCTAAATTTTTCATATTTTTTAAAGCTATTTCAAAAGTATTTTCATAATTTTCACCATCACACTCAACCAGTAGCAAAGGTATATTAATAGCTAATGAAACTTGTTTCAAAAGATCAGATGAGATATCATGAAACCAAGAATCTCCCTTGTTTTTATTTATTGTTGTCATAAGAGCAATTGGTTCATAGCCTAATGAAATTGCTTTATGTAAAGATAACATACTATCTTTTCCCCCGCTGAAAGAAACGACAACTTTTATTCCCATAATAATCCTCCAAAAATATTTTATCCGTTATATAAATATTATAAAAAAATAAATTGATAAAAACAAGATAAATTTATTTTGAAAATATAATATCTTGGTATTTATTATTATGTCTTTTAAAATAAGCTTTTCCGAAAGAACAGATTGGAATGATTTTTAAATTATTTAATTTAGCAAATTCTATAAATTTTTCTGTTAAAGTAGTTGCTAAATTTTGATTACGATATTCTTCCTCAAC
Coding sequences within it:
- a CDS encoding diphthine--ammonia ligase translates to MGIKVVVSFSGGKDSMLSLHKAISLGYEPIALMTTINKNKGDSWFHDISSDLLKQVSLAINIPLLLVECDGENYENTFEIALKNMKNLGAEACIFGDIDIAHHREWGEIRCQNTNLEAIFPLWQGNREALVKEFIELGYKAIIKKVNLNNMSADFLGKTLTHELLKEIEKTGSDVCGENGEYHTFVYDGPIFSKEVLLQNTKNIINENTLLLSTY
- the gltS gene encoding sodium/glutamate symporter, with the protein product MFTHTFNMAETLAIAVCLLLIGRWIKGKVYFFEKFFIPAPVIGGVIFSIVSLIGYNMQLFVFDFDGSLKNLLMVAFFTTIGFLASLKMLKKGGLQVFTFLLVAVILVVIQNVVGVSLAKVFSLNPLIGIAAGSVPLTGGHGTSGAFGPVLEAAGATGAMSVAIASATFGLVAGCLIGGPVGKRLMAKHNLKSPREVEMFLDGNENPSDTKLLLNEDLLFRGIVYIVLAMGIGGFITPLAKNLGIVLPVYIGPMIVAAIIRNIADGAKIEIPLNAINVVGNIALQLFLAMALMSMRLWELAALAIPLVAILLAQKVVMALYAYFVTFRVMGKDYDAAVMAVGHCGFGMGATPNAMANMESFTAANGPSPTAFFALPLVGSLFIDFVNASIITVFVNMFS
- a CDS encoding GNAT family N-acetyltransferase codes for the protein MKIIHDEKNSKFYITNGVNIEIAELTYSINSAEKTLKLSSTWVEEEYRNQNLATTLTEKFIEFAKLNNLKIIPICSFGKAYFKRHNNKYQDIIFSK